One region of Syntrophobacter fumaroxidans MPOB genomic DNA includes:
- a CDS encoding M48 family metalloprotease produces MRLCSRFSVPVFVLATLCLALSLSIRDCRAASLGDVLRIPGGVVNSGQADSIVRGAKAIGKTFQDITPEQEYYIGRAVAATILQSYRPYPDEEANRYLNVLGQSLAQASDRPETFGGYHFLILDSEEINAFAAPGGLILVTRGMLRLCRDEDQVAAVLAHEIGHIKGRHGLRAIRTSRLTTAFTVLAAEGAKNFGGSQVAQLTEAFEGSVSDVTATLTNSGYSRELEREADQEAVAILIRIGYDPGALSSMLQEMDKRMVRSGPGFAKTHPDPKDRVQAIGARAGTSSRTAPPPERKKRFDLFMSKV; encoded by the coding sequence ATGAGGCTGTGTTCAAGGTTCTCGGTCCCTGTGTTTGTCCTGGCCACGCTCTGCCTGGCGTTGTCGCTTTCGATCCGCGACTGTCGCGCCGCGAGCCTGGGCGACGTCCTCCGCATCCCGGGAGGCGTAGTCAATTCGGGCCAGGCCGATTCCATCGTGCGCGGCGCCAAGGCGATCGGGAAAACGTTCCAGGACATTACCCCGGAACAGGAATACTACATCGGGCGCGCCGTGGCGGCGACCATCCTGCAGAGCTATCGCCCCTATCCCGACGAGGAAGCCAACCGGTACCTCAACGTGCTCGGACAATCGCTCGCCCAGGCGTCGGACCGCCCGGAAACATTCGGCGGCTATCACTTTTTGATCCTGGATTCGGAGGAAATCAACGCGTTCGCGGCCCCGGGCGGCTTGATCCTGGTCACCCGCGGGATGCTGCGCCTGTGCCGGGATGAAGACCAGGTGGCGGCCGTGCTCGCTCACGAGATCGGTCACATCAAGGGTCGGCACGGGCTGCGGGCCATCAGGACGAGTCGGCTGACGACCGCGTTCACCGTTCTGGCCGCCGAAGGCGCCAAGAATTTCGGGGGGAGCCAGGTGGCCCAGCTGACGGAAGCCTTTGAGGGATCGGTGAGCGATGTCACGGCGACTTTGACCAACAGCGGGTATTCCAGGGAACTCGAACGGGAGGCGGACCAGGAAGCCGTCGCAATCCTGATCCGGATCGGATACGATCCCGGCGCATTGAGCTCCATGCTCCAGGAGATGGACAAACGCATGGTGCGAAGCGGTCCGGGTTTTGCCAAGACGCATCCCGATCCCAAAGACCGGGTCCAGGCCATCGGGGCCAGGGCCGGAACATCGTCCCGGACCGCACCGCCTCCGGAGAGAAAGAAGCGTTTCGACCTCTTCATGAGCAAAGTGTAG
- a CDS encoding SH3 domain-containing protein, giving the protein MSKSRMLPMIIVVLFVAATAGAALEVMSVQVKNGQLRSSPSFLAGPVAEVAYCDPVEVLRQQGDWMEVNAPGGKKGWIHQSALTKKKMSLGAGGKNPELGASSDEVALAGKGFNADVESRYRTAHRSVDFAWVDRMELMRISPEETVAFLRDGGVKPQAGGVK; this is encoded by the coding sequence ATGAGCAAGTCCAGGATGCTTCCGATGATCATCGTTGTCCTATTTGTAGCCGCAACGGCCGGTGCAGCCCTGGAGGTGATGAGCGTGCAGGTCAAGAACGGCCAGCTCAGATCCTCCCCTTCGTTCCTCGCCGGCCCGGTGGCGGAGGTGGCTTACTGCGATCCGGTCGAAGTGCTCCGGCAGCAGGGAGACTGGATGGAAGTCAATGCTCCGGGCGGAAAGAAGGGTTGGATACACCAGTCCGCCCTGACCAAAAAGAAAATGTCGCTCGGCGCCGGGGGGAAGAATCCCGAACTGGGCGCATCGAGCGACGAAGTCGCTCTCGCCGGCAAAGGATTCAATGCCGATGTGGAAAGCAGGTATCGGACCGCGCACCGGTCCGTGGATTTCGCATGGGTGGACAGGATGGAACTCATGAGAATCTCCCCCGAAGAAACGGTCGCTTTTCTCAGGGACGGCGGGGTGAAGCCCCAGGCGGGAGGTGTGAAATGA
- a CDS encoding MFS transporter — protein sequence MQVNALHHIRLLLRAFRYRNYRLFFFGQGISLIGTWVQHVAMSWLVYRLTGSALLLGTVAFAAQIPSFLLSPLAGVAADRWNRRRLLIATQSFSMLQASILAVLVVTGAVATWHLIALSAFIGVINAFDIPIRQSFVVEMVEKKEDLGNAIALNSAMFNSARFIGPSVAGVLISALGEGICFTLNAASYVAVIIALAAIRVEPRKLPDHGKAVWQDLVEGVAYVFAFKPILAILALLGVFSIAGSPYLVLMPVYAKDILHGGADTFGFLVSAAGIGAIAATIFLAARKSVLGLGRMIPLSTIGFGFAIAAFAISPGFTLSLVFLFVAGFGMMIQIASSNTIVQTIVDEDKRGRVMSLFTMSFLGMMPFGSLLAGALAARIGVRITLLLGAACCVLGASVFAVNLRRLREMVRPVYVRMGIIPPAGMELAAPAGKTAAGKDG from the coding sequence ATGCAAGTCAATGCTTTGCACCACATCAGGCTGCTTCTGCGAGCGTTCCGCTACCGCAACTATCGTCTCTTCTTCTTCGGTCAGGGCATTTCTCTCATCGGCACCTGGGTGCAGCACGTGGCCATGAGCTGGCTGGTGTACCGGCTGACCGGATCCGCGCTGCTGCTCGGTACGGTGGCATTTGCAGCCCAGATCCCGTCTTTCCTGCTGTCGCCCTTGGCGGGGGTTGCGGCGGATAGATGGAACCGGCGCAGACTGCTCATCGCCACACAGAGCTTCTCCATGCTCCAGGCGTCGATCCTGGCGGTACTGGTCGTGACCGGGGCCGTCGCCACCTGGCATCTCATCGCCTTGAGCGCGTTCATCGGCGTAATCAATGCCTTCGATATTCCGATACGACAATCCTTCGTGGTCGAGATGGTCGAGAAGAAGGAGGACCTCGGGAATGCCATTGCTTTGAACTCCGCCATGTTCAACAGCGCGCGCTTCATCGGTCCATCCGTGGCGGGGGTCCTGATTTCGGCTCTGGGGGAGGGGATTTGTTTCACGCTGAACGCCGCGAGCTACGTGGCGGTGATCATCGCCCTGGCGGCGATACGAGTGGAACCGCGGAAGCTTCCAGATCACGGGAAGGCCGTCTGGCAGGATCTCGTGGAAGGCGTCGCCTACGTATTCGCCTTCAAGCCCATCCTGGCCATCCTGGCCCTGCTCGGAGTCTTCAGCATAGCGGGTTCGCCCTACTTGGTGCTCATGCCCGTCTACGCCAAGGACATCCTGCACGGCGGGGCCGATACCTTCGGGTTCCTGGTATCAGCGGCCGGTATCGGGGCGATCGCTGCAACGATCTTCCTTGCGGCGCGAAAAAGCGTCCTCGGCCTGGGAAGAATGATTCCTTTGTCCACGATCGGCTTTGGTTTCGCCATCGCCGCTTTCGCGATATCGCCGGGTTTCACCCTCTCGCTGGTCTTCCTGTTTGTGGCCGGGTTTGGAATGATGATCCAGATCGCGTCGAGCAATACGATCGTCCAGACCATTGTCGATGAGGACAAGCGGGGGCGCGTGATGAGTCTATTTACCATGTCCTTCCTGGGCATGATGCCGTTTGGCAGCCTGCTCGCGGGGGCTCTGGCGGCAAGGATCGGCGTGCGGATCACGCTGCTGCTGGGCGCCGCCTGCTGCGTTTTGGGCGCCTCCGTTTTTGCCGTGAACCTTCGCCGGCTGCGGGAAATGGTCCGTCCCGTCTATGTTCGAATGGGAATCATTCCTCCAGCGGGTATGGAGCTCGCGGCCCCGGCCGGGAAAACCGCGGCCGGAAAGGACGGGTGA
- a CDS encoding CHASE2 domain-containing protein, with product MGRKLIEGGLAGAGAAMVALLFWAVGFFDLWEFATWSWRVDFFAAPSAQTEKIKLILLDQNSLAWGKKEKGWPWPWPREVYTTVIDFCNRGGAKAVVFDMIFSESSFFGVDDDRALAAAIDRAPAFVMPFSVGRQVGEADAWPPEIPRRCPIRISNLAEWLASAPSRGAVMPKASFPVPEVCSGSAVLGNVIQEPDADGVFRRCHLFHFFDGLAVPSLSLAAYLAGQGLCPPVSPAPTTVGGQTAAPTPSSGPVTVRPQPADEALHSSGTLPLEEITVRDGCCRIGERCIPIDTRGRAILRFRGPVGTYRSFSAAAVIESELRLREGGEPIIRDPGVLRDCTVFLGASAPALLDLRPTPISRVSPGVELHATVLDNLLSDDFLSEAPAWFCILSTLFLSMLGSLLVVSGKTARHSTMAAAAVLPLPVAAGFLAYGLGYWWPIVVHESAVALSLALGISINYAHEWKRRAFIKKAFKYYLSPAVVEKILADPSRLVLGGERRELSIFFSDLQGFSSISERLDPPALTSLLNEYLSDMTDIILEEEGTLDKYEGDAVIAFWNAPVDQPDHALRACRAAIRCQHRLDERREEFRRKTGELLYQRIGINTGSVVVGNMGSGKRFDYTVLGDAANLASRLEGANKVFGTYTMVSEDTWTQVGGELLGREIGLLRVVGRKNPVRVYEVIGFASTAENDGLNAFASALALYYAGGLSAALEAFRMLSDDPVARVYAARCESLLREDEASRDIVWNLKEK from the coding sequence ATGGGCCGCAAACTGATCGAGGGTGGTCTCGCCGGCGCGGGCGCAGCGATGGTTGCGCTGCTGTTCTGGGCAGTCGGATTCTTCGACCTGTGGGAATTCGCCACGTGGAGCTGGCGCGTCGATTTCTTTGCCGCGCCGTCCGCACAGACGGAGAAGATCAAGCTGATCCTGCTGGACCAGAACAGCCTCGCCTGGGGCAAGAAGGAAAAAGGCTGGCCCTGGCCCTGGCCGCGCGAAGTCTATACGACCGTCATCGACTTCTGTAACAGGGGCGGCGCCAAGGCGGTCGTTTTCGACATGATCTTCAGCGAATCCTCTTTCTTCGGTGTCGACGACGATCGGGCGCTGGCCGCCGCCATCGATCGCGCCCCTGCTTTCGTGATGCCCTTCTCCGTCGGGAGGCAGGTGGGGGAAGCGGATGCCTGGCCCCCGGAGATCCCTCGAAGGTGCCCCATCAGAATATCCAACCTGGCTGAGTGGCTCGCTTCGGCTCCAAGTCGCGGCGCCGTCATGCCGAAGGCATCCTTTCCGGTTCCCGAGGTGTGCTCCGGTTCCGCGGTCCTGGGAAACGTGATCCAGGAGCCGGATGCCGACGGGGTTTTTCGCCGCTGCCATCTTTTCCACTTCTTCGACGGCCTTGCGGTCCCTTCCCTGAGCTTGGCCGCCTACCTTGCCGGGCAGGGCCTCTGCCCCCCCGTATCGCCTGCGCCGACGACCGTTGGAGGGCAAACGGCCGCACCGACGCCGTCCTCCGGGCCTGTCACCGTGCGTCCGCAGCCGGCAGACGAGGCACTTCACAGCTCCGGCACCTTGCCCTTGGAGGAAATCACGGTTCGGGACGGTTGCTGCCGGATCGGCGAACGATGTATCCCCATCGATACCCGCGGCAGGGCCATCCTGCGGTTCAGGGGCCCCGTGGGCACGTACCGGTCGTTCAGCGCCGCGGCGGTCATCGAATCGGAGCTGCGGTTGCGGGAAGGAGGGGAGCCGATCATCCGGGATCCCGGTGTCTTAAGGGACTGCACCGTCTTTCTGGGGGCCAGCGCTCCCGCGCTGCTCGACCTGCGCCCCACGCCCATCAGCAGAGTCTCCCCCGGCGTGGAGCTCCATGCCACCGTTCTGGACAACTTGCTTTCCGACGACTTCCTTTCGGAAGCCCCGGCCTGGTTCTGCATCCTGAGCACTCTCTTTTTGTCCATGCTGGGTTCCCTCCTGGTGGTGAGCGGCAAGACGGCCCGCCACAGCACCATGGCGGCCGCGGCCGTCCTGCCGCTTCCGGTTGCCGCGGGCTTTCTCGCTTACGGGCTGGGGTACTGGTGGCCCATTGTCGTTCATGAGTCGGCGGTGGCCCTGTCCCTTGCCCTGGGCATCTCCATCAATTACGCCCACGAATGGAAACGCAGGGCTTTCATCAAAAAGGCATTCAAGTATTATCTGAGTCCCGCTGTGGTCGAGAAAATCCTGGCGGACCCCTCCAGACTGGTACTGGGAGGGGAACGTCGCGAACTGTCCATATTCTTTTCCGATCTGCAGGGTTTCTCCTCCATCTCCGAACGGCTCGATCCCCCTGCCCTCACCAGCCTGCTCAACGAATACCTCTCCGACATGACCGACATCATCCTGGAGGAGGAAGGCACCCTGGACAAATACGAAGGGGATGCCGTCATCGCTTTCTGGAACGCCCCCGTCGACCAGCCCGACCACGCCCTCAGGGCCTGCCGGGCGGCAATCCGCTGCCAGCACAGGCTGGACGAACGCCGGGAGGAATTCCGACGCAAGACCGGAGAGCTGCTCTACCAGCGCATCGGCATCAACACGGGGTCCGTGGTGGTCGGAAACATGGGCTCCGGAAAACGTTTCGATTACACGGTGCTGGGGGATGCCGCCAACCTCGCTTCGAGGCTGGAAGGAGCCAACAAGGTGTTCGGCACCTACACCATGGTTTCCGAGGACACCTGGACTCAAGTCGGCGGAGAGCTCCTCGGCCGTGAAATCGGCTTGTTGCGCGTGGTCGGGAGGAAAAATCCGGTTCGTGTGTATGAAGTGATCGGATTTGCATCGACCGCGGAAAACGATGGGCTGAACGCGTTCGCTTCCGCCCTCGCCCTTTACTACGCCGGGGGTCTGAGCGCTGCGCTGGAGGCTTTCCGGATGCTTTCGGACGACCCTGTCGCCCGGGTCTACGCCGCCCGCTGCGAGAGTTTGCTGCGTGAGGATGAGGCCTCCCGGGACATCGTCTGGAACCTCAAGGAGAAATGA
- a CDS encoding PAS domain S-box protein, whose translation MRYLKLLVIPLVLVVVCAFLLHAAYVAVNNKTIDQLNDLQRMLAKEAALGLESYFNDCRHHLKTLSEMKDVIHWNDQGKDLLRMFHRMSEGDIEVILRTDAQGRVVYCFPEESRAEDLARRNIPDGAPAGREPVVSDPLFTEDGWSGIPIRVPVLEDDTYTGTLIVLIRLDKLAERYLGGIKIGKDGYAWAIDRNGVELYCPVPGHVGKSVFENCRDFPAIITMAKAMTEGQSGVTTYSFDHIRGELTTVSNKHAVFQPLRMGGTFWSVVVATPENEVLGIIDEFRNTWSYVVGVLLVGAGIWLYYLTRAFLIVEEEKKRKVAEQALRVSEVKYRTLFESARAAICIIQDWKFVDANESARALLGIREGMDFDSAMENLSPCGLPGGGDSRQLLRERIRAVLASGAPEAFELRFLRGDGTRLDMYASVDRLELGAQTLVQAIIRDITAYKQAIEATEKSERMLHRIIQASPNPTFVIGKDHRVLYWNAALEKFSGIGSEDMIGTNRHWSAFYDGERPCMADLLLDEDLKEFSKRYGHAARKSDLVAGAFEATPFLPNLGTGGKWLHVTAGPVRDSRGAIVGAVQSVQDITERKLAELALQQEKEFSDTLIDVLPGMFFVLDTEGRFVRWNRVVRETIGTSDEQMDGLDALIPVLAEDRHLIAGAIRNVFERGYADTTARIITGQNEVRHFYFSGKKIVIGKNTFLLATGLDVTERQKAEDALISANQQLYDIIEFLPDATLVLDNGKRVIAWNRAIETMTGASKQDMIGKGDNACMVPLYGGPRPHLPDLIDVGDDELESKYHYVKRAGNVVYAETFLPCVYGGKGAYVMAKAAPLFDAHGNRVGVIESIRDITEYKQAEEALRESRRQLADIIDFLPNATFVIDREGRVIAWNRAIEEMTGVNAADMLGRGDYEYALPFYGKRRPILIDLVLHPLGQEGAAYSKIGKGGTVFEAEEHTPTLRGRGAYLIGTASVLRDSKGNIVGAIESLRDITERKRMEEALARAEEKYRSIFENALEGIFQTTPEGRFLSVNPSLARILGYGSPEETIRSVTDLSRQVYVDPERRLELLQLTLERGIVQDFEIQVQRKDRSLAWIKISLRGVRDRGGRLIYMEGTAQDITDRKVLESRLLQAQKIEAIGTLAGGIAHDFNNILAAIIGYTEMTRQTVEHPDPRRYLDQVLKACDRARNLVGQILAFSRKAERDIRPVDVRSIVKEALKFLRATLSSTIKIRQKIAPGTHAVLADPTQIHQVLINLCTNAAHAMREKGGVLQVDLENIDVRPGSTAFPADLPSGPYLKLTISDTGTGIDHAILHRIFDPFFTTKRPGEGTGLGLSVVYGIVKECGGTVTVSSEPGAGSVFSVWLPALVEGVEAAVEPVEAVPTGSERILFVDDERVLVELARTMLTALGYTVTATSDSIKAFDIFKNRADEFDLIITDLTMPRLTGVELARAALSVRPEIPVILCTGYTEMITEEEVKQAGIRQFVMKPLNTKNVARLIRRVLDGGNA comes from the coding sequence ATGCGGTACCTGAAGCTGCTGGTCATTCCTCTGGTTTTGGTTGTTGTCTGCGCCTTCCTTCTTCATGCGGCCTATGTGGCAGTAAATAATAAGACCATCGATCAGCTCAACGATCTTCAACGGATGCTTGCAAAAGAGGCGGCCCTGGGTCTGGAGAGCTATTTCAACGACTGCCGGCACCATCTCAAGACGCTGTCCGAGATGAAGGACGTCATCCATTGGAACGATCAGGGAAAAGACCTGCTGCGGATGTTTCACCGGATGAGCGAAGGCGACATCGAGGTCATTCTGCGAACGGATGCGCAGGGCCGGGTTGTTTATTGCTTCCCGGAAGAATCGAGGGCGGAGGATCTCGCGCGCCGGAACATCCCCGACGGAGCCCCCGCGGGGCGGGAACCGGTGGTGAGCGATCCGCTCTTTACCGAGGATGGGTGGTCGGGTATTCCGATCCGAGTGCCCGTGCTGGAAGACGATACTTACACGGGTACGCTGATCGTTCTGATCCGCTTGGACAAGCTGGCGGAGCGATACCTGGGGGGGATCAAGATCGGAAAGGACGGCTACGCCTGGGCGATCGATCGGAATGGAGTCGAGCTCTATTGTCCCGTTCCCGGTCATGTCGGCAAGTCGGTATTTGAAAATTGCAGGGATTTTCCCGCCATCATCACCATGGCGAAAGCCATGACGGAGGGTCAATCGGGAGTAACGACGTACAGCTTCGATCACATTCGCGGAGAGCTCACCACGGTGTCCAACAAGCACGCCGTCTTCCAGCCCTTACGCATGGGCGGCACTTTCTGGTCCGTTGTCGTCGCCACGCCCGAGAATGAAGTCCTCGGCATCATAGACGAGTTCAGGAACACCTGGTCCTATGTCGTGGGAGTCCTGCTCGTCGGGGCCGGGATCTGGCTCTACTATCTCACCCGCGCCTTCCTGATCGTTGAAGAGGAGAAGAAGCGCAAGGTCGCCGAACAGGCCCTGCGTGTGAGCGAAGTCAAGTACAGGACGCTCTTTGAAAGCGCCCGGGCGGCAATATGCATCATTCAGGACTGGAAATTCGTCGACGCCAATGAAAGCGCCCGCGCATTGCTCGGAATTCGCGAAGGAATGGATTTCGACAGTGCAATGGAGAACCTTTCACCTTGCGGCCTGCCGGGCGGAGGCGATTCCCGGCAGTTGCTCCGTGAGCGGATCCGGGCCGTCCTCGCCTCCGGCGCGCCGGAGGCCTTCGAGTTGCGGTTCCTCCGCGGCGACGGCACGCGGTTGGATATGTATGCGAGCGTGGACCGTCTCGAACTGGGCGCACAGACCCTGGTCCAGGCCATCATCCGGGACATCACCGCATACAAGCAGGCCATTGAAGCCACTGAGAAGAGCGAGCGAATGCTCCACCGGATCATTCAGGCATCTCCCAATCCCACCTTCGTGATCGGGAAGGACCACCGCGTGTTGTACTGGAACGCGGCGCTCGAAAAGTTCAGCGGGATCGGAAGCGAGGATATGATCGGCACCAACCGGCACTGGTCTGCCTTCTATGACGGCGAAAGGCCTTGCATGGCGGATCTGCTGCTCGACGAGGATCTGAAGGAGTTTTCAAAAAGGTACGGCCATGCGGCGAGGAAGTCCGACCTGGTCGCGGGAGCGTTCGAGGCGACTCCTTTTCTGCCAAACCTCGGAACCGGTGGAAAGTGGCTGCACGTCACCGCGGGCCCGGTCAGGGATTCCCGCGGCGCCATCGTGGGGGCCGTTCAAAGCGTGCAGGACATTACCGAACGGAAACTGGCGGAATTGGCCCTGCAACAGGAAAAGGAGTTCTCCGACACCCTCATCGACGTCCTGCCGGGCATGTTTTTCGTCCTCGATACCGAAGGGCGTTTCGTTCGATGGAACAGGGTCGTCAGGGAAACCATCGGAACTTCGGACGAACAAATGGACGGCCTGGACGCTCTCATCCCCGTCCTCGCCGAGGATCGTCACCTCATCGCCGGCGCGATCCGGAACGTTTTCGAGCGCGGGTACGCGGATACGACCGCCCGGATCATCACCGGGCAGAATGAAGTGCGGCATTTCTACTTTTCCGGCAAGAAGATCGTCATCGGGAAAAACACCTTCCTCCTGGCCACCGGACTGGACGTCACCGAGCGTCAGAAAGCGGAAGACGCACTGATTTCCGCGAACCAGCAACTTTATGACATCATAGAATTTCTTCCCGACGCCACGCTGGTTCTCGACAACGGTAAACGGGTCATTGCCTGGAATCGCGCCATTGAAACAATGACCGGGGCCAGCAAGCAGGACATGATCGGCAAGGGGGACAATGCCTGCATGGTTCCACTTTACGGCGGACCGCGACCGCACCTGCCGGACCTTATCGACGTCGGCGACGACGAGCTCGAATCGAAATATCACTATGTCAAGAGAGCGGGGAACGTCGTTTACGCCGAGACCTTTCTTCCCTGCGTTTACGGCGGCAAGGGAGCTTACGTCATGGCCAAGGCGGCCCCGTTGTTCGACGCCCACGGAAACCGCGTGGGGGTGATCGAATCCATCCGCGACATCACTGAATACAAGCAGGCCGAAGAGGCACTCAGGGAATCCCGGCGGCAACTGGCCGACATTATCGATTTTCTTCCCAACGCCACGTTCGTCATTGACCGGGAAGGCAGGGTGATCGCCTGGAACAGGGCCATCGAGGAGATGACCGGAGTCAACGCGGCGGACATGCTGGGCAGGGGCGATTATGAATACGCCCTGCCCTTCTACGGCAAGCGGCGACCGATCCTCATCGACCTCGTTCTCCACCCGTTGGGACAAGAGGGGGCGGCCTACTCGAAAATCGGAAAAGGGGGAACGGTTTTCGAGGCGGAAGAGCACACTCCGACACTCCGGGGAAGGGGGGCGTACCTGATCGGAACGGCAAGCGTCCTGCGCGACTCCAAGGGGAACATTGTCGGCGCCATCGAGTCGTTGCGGGACATCACCGAACGCAAGCGAATGGAGGAGGCGCTCGCCCGGGCGGAGGAAAAGTACCGGTCCATTTTTGAAAATGCCCTGGAGGGAATCTTCCAGACCACGCCCGAAGGCCGATTCCTCAGCGTGAATCCGTCGCTCGCCCGTATTTTGGGTTACGGTTCGCCCGAGGAGACCATCCGGAGCGTGACGGACCTGTCCCGGCAGGTATATGTCGATCCTGAACGTCGCCTGGAGCTCCTTCAGCTCACCTTGGAAAGGGGTATCGTCCAGGACTTCGAAATCCAGGTGCAACGAAAAGACCGGAGCCTCGCGTGGATCAAGATCAGCCTTCGCGGCGTGCGCGATCGCGGCGGGCGACTGATCTACATGGAGGGCACCGCCCAGGACATCACGGACCGCAAGGTCCTCGAATCCCGTCTTCTCCAGGCTCAGAAGATCGAAGCCATCGGCACTCTCGCGGGCGGCATCGCCCACGACTTCAACAATATCCTGGCCGCCATCATCGGATATACGGAAATGACCCGGCAGACGGTGGAGCACCCGGACCCGCGCCGTTACCTGGACCAGGTTCTGAAAGCCTGCGACCGCGCCCGGAACCTTGTCGGCCAGATCCTGGCCTTCAGTCGCAAGGCGGAGAGGGATATCCGGCCGGTGGACGTGAGATCGATCGTCAAGGAGGCTCTGAAGTTTCTCCGCGCCACGCTGTCCTCAACCATCAAGATCCGCCAGAAAATCGCCCCGGGAACCCACGCCGTCCTTGCCGACCCGACACAGATACACCAGGTCCTGATCAACCTTTGCACGAACGCCGCTCATGCCATGCGCGAAAAAGGCGGCGTGCTCCAAGTCGATCTCGAAAACATCGACGTCCGTCCGGGCTCGACGGCTTTCCCTGCGGACCTGCCTTCCGGTCCCTATTTGAAGCTGACCATCAGCGACACGGGCACCGGTATCGACCATGCAATCCTGCACCGGATCTTCGACCCTTTCTTCACCACCAAGAGGCCGGGTGAGGGAACCGGCCTGGGCCTTTCGGTGGTCTACGGGATCGTCAAGGAGTGCGGAGGAACGGTTACGGTATCCAGCGAACCCGGCGCCGGTTCGGTGTTCAGCGTCTGGCTTCCCGCACTGGTGGAGGGCGTGGAAGCGGCCGTGGAACCGGTGGAGGCCGTTCCCACGGGCAGCGAACGAATCCTCTTCGTTGATGACGAACGCGTCCTGGTGGAACTGGCCAGAACGATGTTGACGGCCCTCGGTTACACAGTGACCGCCACCAGCGACAGCATCAAGGCCTTCGATATTTTCAAGAACCGGGCGGATGAATTCGACCTCATCATCACCGACCTCACCATGCCTCGCCTGACCGGGGTGGAACTGGCCCGCGCCGCCCTCTCCGTGCGGCCCGAAATCCCCGTCATCCTTTGCACCGGCTACACGGAGATGATCACCGAAGAAGAAGTGAAACAAGCGGGTATTCGGCAGTTCGTCATGAAGCCGCTCAACACGAAAAACGTTGCCAGGCTCATCCGCCGGGTTCTGGACGGGGGGAATGCCTGA
- a CDS encoding DUF1269 domain-containing protein encodes MSVLVVSVFDDRYKGEEVRLSLLKKGSERVVDLEDAVVLVRTLSGKVKLHHVTHLTLGGAVTGGFLGSLLGVLMLNPVFAVFGLAAGTMVGAVSGSLSHAGVDEDFMQELAKHLKPGTSALCVLVRDNLDKVLQELNEFGGKVFQTSLRHEDITRLQEALDAVAGA; translated from the coding sequence ATGAGTGTACTGGTGGTGAGCGTGTTCGACGATCGATATAAAGGGGAGGAGGTCCGGCTGAGTTTGCTCAAGAAAGGGAGCGAACGCGTCGTGGATCTCGAGGATGCCGTCGTATTGGTGAGGACCTTGTCGGGAAAAGTGAAACTCCACCACGTGACCCACCTCACGCTGGGCGGGGCCGTGACGGGCGGCTTTCTGGGAAGTCTTCTGGGCGTTTTGATGCTCAACCCCGTTTTCGCCGTGTTCGGTCTTGCCGCGGGCACCATGGTCGGCGCGGTGTCCGGTTCCCTGTCCCACGCCGGGGTGGATGAAGACTTCATGCAGGAACTGGCCAAGCATTTGAAACCCGGGACATCGGCCCTTTGCGTGCTCGTCAGGGACAATCTCGACAAGGTGCTGCAGGAATTGAATGAATTCGGCGGGAAGGTATTCCAGACTTCCCTGCGCCACGAGGACATCACCAGGCTCCAGGAAGCTCTTGACGCCGTGGCAGGGGCATAG